In the Oxyura jamaicensis isolate SHBP4307 breed ruddy duck chromosome 18, BPBGC_Ojam_1.0, whole genome shotgun sequence genome, one interval contains:
- the TMEM104 gene encoding transmembrane protein 104 isoform X1 codes for MAGGITDTGELYSPYVGLVYMFNLIVGTGALTMPKAFATAGWLVSLVLLMFLGFMSYMTTTFVVEAMAAANAQLRWKRMEKRKEDDEDEDSSSGVSDSDVLLQDGYERAETRPILSVQRRGSPNIFEITERVEMGQMASMFFNKVGVNLFYFCIIIYLYGDLAIYAAAVPVSLMQVTCSAIGNHSCSVGDGTKYNDTDKCWGPIRRIDAYRLYLAAFTLLLGPFTFFNVQKTKYLQIMTSLMRWIAFILMIILALIRISRGQAEGHPSMAQLSGIRNLFGVCVYSFMCQHSLPSLITPISKKRHVNKLVLLDYVLILAFYSLLSFTAIYCFRNDTLMDMYTLNFTNCEIINVAFIRYFLGLFPVFTISTNFPIIAVTLRNNWKTLFHREGGTYPWVVDRIVFPAITLVPPVLVAFCTHDLESLVGITGAYAGNGIQYLIPAFLAYCSRKDTQLVFGSGTVNKHLSPFRHTFWIVFVLIWGFSCFVFVTANIVLSESKL; via the exons ATGGCCGGCGGCATTACCGATACGGGGGAGCTTTACTCGCCTTAC GTCGGTCTGGTTTACATGTTCAACCTTATCGTCGGGACAGGAGCTCTAACCATGCCCAAGGCGTTTGCGACAGCGGGGTGGCTGGTCAGCCTTGTGCTCCTCATGTTCCTGGGCTTTATGAG CTATATGACTACCACGTTTGTGGTGGAGGCCATGGCTGCTGCAAATGCCCAGCTGCGAtggaagagaatggaaaaacGCAAG GAGGATGATGAGGATGAGGATTCTTCCTCTGGAGTATCTGACAGTGATGTTCTCCTCCAAGATGGCTACGAGCGAGCGGAGACACGACCTATCCTGTCAGTTC AGAGACGTGGCTCACCCAATATCTTTGAAATTACTGAAAGGGTGGAAATGGGCCAGATGGCTTCCATGTTCTTCAATAAAG tgGGTGTCAACCTCTTCTACTTCTGCATAATTATCTACCTCTACGGGGACCTGGCAATCTACGCAGCGGCTGTGCCGGTCTCTCTTATGCAAGTGACCTG CAGTGCCATTGGCAACCATTCTTGCAGCGTTGGAGATGGCACGAAGTACAACGATACAGACAAGTGCTGGGGGCCCATTCGAAGGATTGATGCTTACAGACTGTACCTG GCAGCGTTCACTCTACTCCTGGGTCCTTTTACCTTCTTCAACGTGCAGAAGACCAAGTATCTTCAAATCATGACGTCTCTGATGAGATGGATAG ccTTCATCCTCATGATTATTCTGGCCCTCATCCGCATCAGCAGAGGCCAAGCTGAAGGTCACCCGTCCATGGCCCAGCTGTCGGGCATCCGCAACCTCTTCGGGGTGTGCGTCTACTCCTTCATGTGCCAGCACTCCCTGCCATCCCTCATCACGCCCATCTCCAAGAAGAGGCACGTCAACAAGCTCGTGCTGCTCGATTACGTCCTGATCCTGGCTTTCTACAGCCTCCTGTCCTTCACCGCCATTTACTGCTTCCGCAACGACACCCTCATGGACATGTACACGCTCAACTTCACCAACTGCGAGATCATCAACGTCGCCTTCATCCGCTACTTCCTGGGCCTCTTCCCCGTCTTCACCATCAGCACCAACTTCCCCATCATCGCCGTCACCCTGCGCAACAACTGGAAGACCCTTTTCCACAGGGAAGGGGGCACCTACCCCTGGGTGGTGGATAGGATCGTCTTCCCTGCCATCACGCTCGTCCCCCCCGTGCTGGTGGCTTTCTGCACCCACGACCTGGAGTCCTTGGTGGGGATCACGGGAGCCTACGCTGGGAACGGGATCCAGTACCTCATCCCGGCCTTCCTCGCCTACTGCAGCCGGAAGGACACGCAGCTGGTCTTCGGCAGCGGGACGGTGAACAAGCACCTGTCCCCTTTCCGGCACACCTTCTGGATAGTGTTCGTGCTCATCTGGGGCTTTTCTTGCTTCGTCTTTGTGACGGCGAACATTGTGCTGAGCGAGTCCAAGCTCTGA
- the TMEM104 gene encoding transmembrane protein 104 isoform X2 — MAGGITDTGELYSPYVGLVYMFNLIVGTGALTMPKAFATAGWLVSLVLLMFLGFMSYMTTTFVVEAMAAANAQLRWKRMEKRKEDDEDEDSSSGVSDSDVLLQDGYERAETRPILSVQRRGSPNIFEITERVEMGQMASMFFNKVGVNLFYFCIIIYLYGDLAIYAAAVPVSLMQVTCAIGNHSCSVGDGTKYNDTDKCWGPIRRIDAYRLYLAAFTLLLGPFTFFNVQKTKYLQIMTSLMRWIAFILMIILALIRISRGQAEGHPSMAQLSGIRNLFGVCVYSFMCQHSLPSLITPISKKRHVNKLVLLDYVLILAFYSLLSFTAIYCFRNDTLMDMYTLNFTNCEIINVAFIRYFLGLFPVFTISTNFPIIAVTLRNNWKTLFHREGGTYPWVVDRIVFPAITLVPPVLVAFCTHDLESLVGITGAYAGNGIQYLIPAFLAYCSRKDTQLVFGSGTVNKHLSPFRHTFWIVFVLIWGFSCFVFVTANIVLSESKL; from the exons ATGGCCGGCGGCATTACCGATACGGGGGAGCTTTACTCGCCTTAC GTCGGTCTGGTTTACATGTTCAACCTTATCGTCGGGACAGGAGCTCTAACCATGCCCAAGGCGTTTGCGACAGCGGGGTGGCTGGTCAGCCTTGTGCTCCTCATGTTCCTGGGCTTTATGAG CTATATGACTACCACGTTTGTGGTGGAGGCCATGGCTGCTGCAAATGCCCAGCTGCGAtggaagagaatggaaaaacGCAAG GAGGATGATGAGGATGAGGATTCTTCCTCTGGAGTATCTGACAGTGATGTTCTCCTCCAAGATGGCTACGAGCGAGCGGAGACACGACCTATCCTGTCAGTTC AGAGACGTGGCTCACCCAATATCTTTGAAATTACTGAAAGGGTGGAAATGGGCCAGATGGCTTCCATGTTCTTCAATAAAG tgGGTGTCAACCTCTTCTACTTCTGCATAATTATCTACCTCTACGGGGACCTGGCAATCTACGCAGCGGCTGTGCCGGTCTCTCTTATGCAAGTGACCTG TGCCATTGGCAACCATTCTTGCAGCGTTGGAGATGGCACGAAGTACAACGATACAGACAAGTGCTGGGGGCCCATTCGAAGGATTGATGCTTACAGACTGTACCTG GCAGCGTTCACTCTACTCCTGGGTCCTTTTACCTTCTTCAACGTGCAGAAGACCAAGTATCTTCAAATCATGACGTCTCTGATGAGATGGATAG ccTTCATCCTCATGATTATTCTGGCCCTCATCCGCATCAGCAGAGGCCAAGCTGAAGGTCACCCGTCCATGGCCCAGCTGTCGGGCATCCGCAACCTCTTCGGGGTGTGCGTCTACTCCTTCATGTGCCAGCACTCCCTGCCATCCCTCATCACGCCCATCTCCAAGAAGAGGCACGTCAACAAGCTCGTGCTGCTCGATTACGTCCTGATCCTGGCTTTCTACAGCCTCCTGTCCTTCACCGCCATTTACTGCTTCCGCAACGACACCCTCATGGACATGTACACGCTCAACTTCACCAACTGCGAGATCATCAACGTCGCCTTCATCCGCTACTTCCTGGGCCTCTTCCCCGTCTTCACCATCAGCACCAACTTCCCCATCATCGCCGTCACCCTGCGCAACAACTGGAAGACCCTTTTCCACAGGGAAGGGGGCACCTACCCCTGGGTGGTGGATAGGATCGTCTTCCCTGCCATCACGCTCGTCCCCCCCGTGCTGGTGGCTTTCTGCACCCACGACCTGGAGTCCTTGGTGGGGATCACGGGAGCCTACGCTGGGAACGGGATCCAGTACCTCATCCCGGCCTTCCTCGCCTACTGCAGCCGGAAGGACACGCAGCTGGTCTTCGGCAGCGGGACGGTGAACAAGCACCTGTCCCCTTTCCGGCACACCTTCTGGATAGTGTTCGTGCTCATCTGGGGCTTTTCTTGCTTCGTCTTTGTGACGGCGAACATTGTGCTGAGCGAGTCCAAGCTCTGA